A single window of Malus sylvestris chromosome 5, drMalSylv7.2, whole genome shotgun sequence DNA harbors:
- the LOC126622107 gene encoding uncharacterized protein LOC126622107, whose product MDFHHLNHSANSPASSASSTTTATAPNPNPISTSNSVSADDPMHSWWESISKARFRIHSLSSLLDSSLSQSLSSLADSDRPALSLLSSLQSYDAVSSALSSPLSGSGSDPLCQWLYDTFLSSDPHLRLVVFSFLPLLSGLYLSRVHSPSSDSPSLPSLAGFEAVLLALYAAETKARNGKPVVVSIPDLSQPSLYHTPRLNKSNALTLSTAPHQSIGVLSPPLEPQVAVKSTKRACIVGVALDSYYKHISQMPTWSKIDFCRFLASWAGQDCSCLRQFGDDDTNEPDMNPGLFLEGANDEIDDVTEEMGQLTVRIEKTGSNGVHLESKGSRIPLPWELLQPALRILGHCLLAPLNSQDVKDAASVAVKRLYARASHDLVPQAILATQSLIQLDKRAREAANNSAAANSSSNANTPSKAKKPEVYLVSK is encoded by the coding sequence ATGGACTTCCACCACTTAAACCACAGCGCCAACTCCCCTGCATCCTCTGCCTCCTCTACCACCACCGCCACCGCACCCAACCCTAACCCTATTTCCACCTCCAACTCCGTCTCTGCCGACGACCCCATGCACTCCTGGTGGGAGTCCATCTCCAAAGCCCGCTTCCGCATCCACTCCTTGTCCTCTCTTCTCGATTCTTCCCTCTCCCAATCCCTCTCTTCCCTCGCCGACTCCGATCGCCCCgccctctcccttctctcttcccttCAATCCTACGACGCCGTATCTTCTGCCCTCTCCTCCCCTCTCTCAGGCTCAGGATCCGACCCCCTCTGTCAGTGGCTTTACGACACCTTTCTCTCCTCCGACCCCCATCTACGCCTCGTCGTTTTCTCCTTCCTCCCCCTCCTCTCCGGTCTCTACCTCTCCCGAGTCCACTCTCCCTCCTCTGACTCCCCCTCTCTTCCCTCCCTCGCCGGCTTCGAAGCCGTTCTCCTCGCCCTTTACGCCGCCGAGACCAAGGCTCGAAACGGCAAGCCCGTCGTCGTTTCGATTCCCGATCTCTCTCAGCCCTCTCTCTACCACACCCCTCGCCTCAACAAGTCCAACGCCCTCACTCTCTCCACTGCCCCCCACCAATCCATTGGGGTTTTGTCTCCGCCGCTTGAGCCCCAGGTCGCGGTGAAGTCCACGAAACGTGCCTGCATCGTCGGCGTTGCCCTCGATTCCTATTACAAGCACATTTCCCAGATGCCCACTTGGTCCAAGATCGACTTTTGTCGATTCCTAGCTTCTTGGGCCGGCCAGGATTGCTCTTGTCTGCGACAATTCGGTGATGATGATACCAACGAGCCGGATATGAATCCGGGATTGTTCTTAGAGGGCGCCAATGATGAGATCGACGATGTGACCGAAGAAATGGGTCAGTTGACGGTGAGAATTGAGAAAACTGGTAGCAATGGTGTACATTTGGAGTCAAAGGGATCCAGAATTCCATTACCTTGGGAGCTATTGCAGCCTGCATTGCGAATACTGGGGCATTGTTTGTTGGCCCCATTGAATTCTCAGGATGTTAAGGATGCCGCTTCTGTTGCAGTAAAGCGATTGTATGCTCGGGCGTCTCATGATTTGGTGCCCCAGGCAATTTTGGCTACCCAGAGTCTCATTCAGCTTGATAAGAGGGCACGTGAGGCTGCCAATAATTCTGCGGCTGCTAATTCGTCTTCAAATGCTAACACCCCGAGCAAAGCTAAAAAACCCGAAGTTTATTTGGTCTCAAAATGA